In Antechinus flavipes isolate AdamAnt ecotype Samford, QLD, Australia chromosome 3, AdamAnt_v2, whole genome shotgun sequence, a genomic segment contains:
- the LOC127556761 gene encoding zinc finger protein 260-like translates to MAPGSRSPSSQELVTLRDIIVDFTKEEWGLLDPSQKELYKEVTLENVQNLLSLDVETRFQVSKLTGKPGIFVEEYNLQRVMSDGSCDFKLKEIHGANIEADQHPKNECQLVEMGKRIGQSSTLNHCKKISSDIDCLQDNGYNKCFTEEVEPFQSQETPRPQKIHTGKKLFDCNLCGKAFRWRSCLAKHQRVHSGEKPFDCNQCGKTFKRRCHLAKHQKIHTGEKLFNCNQCGKAFTWKSNLDKHQRIHTGEKPFVCIQCGKIFRKKCHLDKHQKIHTGKKLFNCSQCGKAFTWKSNLEKHERVHTGEKPFVCNCCGKAFTQSSNLNTHQKIHTGEKPYECSHCGKAFTQSSNVYAHQKIHTGEKPYECNQCGKAFTEISNLNAHQKIHTGEKPYECNQCGKTFTHNYTLNAHQKIHTGNKPYECSQCGKAFTFPFQLALHQKIHTGENLFYCNQCGKAFTWRSSLVKHQRIHSGEKLFNCNQCGKAFTWKSSLIKHQRVHTGEKPFVCNCCGKAFTQSSNLNAHQKIHTGEEPYECNQSGKAFTFPLHLAVHQNLFYCNQCGKAFRWKSSLAKHQRIHTGEKPYVCNQCGKAFTNSSNLYVHQKIHTGEKPYDCSQCGKAFTSPYRLGVHQRIHTGENLFDCNQCGKAFTQRSSLNKHQRTHTGERPFVCNHCGKAFTNSSNLKPHQKIHTGEKPYECSQCGKAFKSSFILALHQRIHNWVKT, encoded by the exons ATGGCCCCCGGCAGCCGGAGCCCCTCGTCCCAG GAGTTGGTGACGCTCAGGGACATTATCGTGGACTTCACCAAGGAGGAGTGGGGGCTCCTGGACCCTTCTCAAAAGGAACTCTACAAGGAGGTCACACTGGAGAATGTCCAGAACCTTCTGTCCCTGG ATGTAGAGACCAGATTCCAAGTAAGTAAGTTGACTGGAAAACCGGGAATTTTTGTGGAAGAATATAATCTGCAGAGAGTCATGAGTGATGGTTCCTGTGACTTCAAGTTGAAAGAAATCCATGGTGCTAATATCGAGGCAGATCAACATCCAAAGAATGAATGTCAACTTGTTGAAATGGGAAAGAGAATTGGACAGTCTTCAACCCTCAACCATTGTAAGAAAATTTCCTCAGATATTGATTGTCTTCAGGACAATGGATATAACAAATGCTTTACTGAAGAAGTAGAGCCCTTTCAATCCCAGGAGACTCCTAGAcctcagaaaatccacactggaaagAAACTTTTTGATTGTAACCtgtgtggaaaagcttttagatGGAGATCCTGTCTTGCTAAACATCAGAGAGTGCAcagtggagagaaaccttttgattgtaatcaatgtggaaagacctTCAAAAGGAGGTGTCATCTTGCTAAACaccagaaaatccacactggagagaaactttttaattgtaatcagtgtggaaaggctttcacctGGAAGTCCAATCTTGATAAAcaccagagaatccacactggagagaaaccttttgttTGTATTCAGTGTGGAAAGATCTTCAGAAAGAAGTGTCATCTTGAtaaacatcagaaaatccacactggaaagAAACTTTTTAATTGTAGTCAGTGTGGAAAGGCATTCACCTGGAAGTCCAATCTTGAGAAACATGAGAGagtccacactggagagaaaccttttgttTGTAATTGTTGCGGAAAGGCTTTCACACAGAGCTCTAATCTCAATACCCATCAgaaaattcacactggagagaagccttatgaatgtagtcACTGTGGGAAGGCTTTCACACAAAGTTCCAATGTTTATgcacatcagaaaatccacactggagagaagccgtatgaatgtaaccagtgtggaaaggctttcacagaGATCTCTAATCTTAATgcacatcagaaaatccacacaggagaaaagccttatgaatgtaatcaatgtggaaaaacTTTTACACACAACTATACTCTTAATgcacatcagaaaatccacactggtaacaagccttatgaatgtagtcaatgtggaaaggctttcacattCCCTTTCCAACTTGCCttacatcagaaaatccacactggagagaaccttttttattgtaatcagtgtggaaaggctttcacatggAGGTCCAGTCTTGTTaagcatcagagaatccatagtggagaaaaacttttcaattgtaatcagtgtggaaaggctttcacatggAAATCCAGTCTTATTAAACATCAGAGagtccacactggagagaaaccttttgttTGTAATTgttgtggaaaggctttcacacagAGCTCTAATCTTAATGctcatcagaaaatccacactggagaggaACCTTATGAGTGTAATCAAAGTGGAAAAGCTTTCACATTCCCTCTCCACCTTGCTGTACATCAGAACCTTTTTTattgtaatcaatgtggaaaggctttcagatgGAAGTCCAGTCttgctaaacatcagagaatccacactggagagaaaccttatgtttgtaatcagtgtggaaaggctttcactaATAGCTCTAATCTTTAtgtacatcagaaaatccacactggagagaagccttatgactgtagtcagtgtggaaaggctttcacatcTCCTTACCGCCTTGGtgtccatcagagaatccacaccgGAGAGAATCTTTTTGattgtaatcagtgtggaaaggctttcacacagAGGTCCAGTCTTAACAAACATCAGAGAACCCATACTGGAGAGAGACCTTTTGTGTGTAATcattgtggaaaggctttcaccaATAGCTCTAATCTTAAAccacatcagaaaatccacactggagagaaaccttatgagtgcagtcagtgtggaaaggctttcaaatccagcttcattcttgctttacatcagagaattcacaatTGGGTGAAAACTTAG